From Methanobacterium congolense, one genomic window encodes:
- a CDS encoding DedA family protein, producing the protein MKDIAKNELVLKFTCSTKEIRGPIMFEGIILYLESILAVYGPFGVFIASIVEEVIAPIPSTLVIMGTSFVVLKGSAISLDGFINLFFNIVLPASLGVTLGSLFVYGIGYFAGKPFIERWGKYLGVSWEDIEKAEEKFENSHSDEILLFMVRAIPVIPSVAISAFCGIIRFDLVKYVIITFLGTMVRAFILGFIGWQFGSMYQSVADEISYLEEITVAVISIAVILYFIYKKKLKKSKTLNKASS; encoded by the coding sequence TTGAAGGATATAGCAAAGAATGAACTTGTTTTGAAATTTACCTGTTCAACAAAAGAAATAAGAGGCCCAATAATGTTTGAAGGAATAATTTTATATTTAGAAAGTATACTGGCTGTTTACGGTCCTTTTGGGGTTTTTATTGCCAGTATTGTTGAAGAAGTAATAGCACCCATACCATCTACTCTAGTTATCATGGGGACCAGTTTTGTAGTCTTAAAAGGTTCTGCAATTTCTTTAGATGGATTCATAAATCTATTTTTTAACATTGTATTACCTGCCTCTTTAGGTGTTACCCTAGGATCACTTTTTGTATATGGAATTGGTTATTTTGCAGGAAAACCATTCATTGAGCGTTGGGGTAAATATTTGGGTGTTTCATGGGAAGATATTGAAAAAGCAGAAGAAAAATTTGAAAACAGTCATTCAGATGAAATACTCCTTTTCATGGTTAGAGCGATTCCAGTTATTCCCAGTGTGGCTATAAGTGCTTTCTGTGGTATTATTAGATTCGATTTGGTAAAATATGTTATAATTACATTCTTAGGGACTATGGTAAGGGCTTTTATTCTGGGATTTATAGGCTGGCAATTTGGAAGTATGTACCAGTCTGTAGCAGATGAAATTTCCTACCTGGAAGAAATTACAGTGGCAGTTATTTCAATTGCGGTTATATTGTATTTTATTTACAAAAAAAAGTTAAAAAAGTCAAAAACACTAAATAAAGCAAGTTCTTGA
- a CDS encoding SulP family inorganic anion transporter: protein MSYKNYLPKFHRETLVSDLSAGLTLAFVSIPISMAYALLAGVDPIYGIYTAMLTVIIGSLAASSSLMIVTISDEVALVVASSVGALGGDVTQGLVTLTLLVGLLQFATGQLKMGSLVRFISAEVMSGFIAAVGLSLVISQLAKFTGYKSTVILPYISDSIIQGIDIITHPSLWDLPTFLVGLVTIVVLILFKWSRLKRYGNLLAMVIISAMVALLGLTTVKLTGSIAPISGGLPKPVLPNPMLIPDLILPALAILILTSIQTVGVGSAYPNPDGKRTNRSKNFSAQGLANIGGSIFTALPAGGSFTRTGVNIESGGKTRWSGVFSGIFVIVIFLLIPQMFEKVPMSGLAAILIALGSTIIINEWSNIVLAWKSSNIYRYAMLLTFVVGVGFSIEYAVFAGAILSLLIYAFTTHKDIMLEELVLLDDGRYQERSLPDEFPTNKCTVIEVKGLDYFAVAYLLEEQMPSIENTTCAVIILNLHDRKYLGTNVVVWMNEFARKLHESGNLLMLAEVEDSIKKQLERTGVLEEIGSKNVFMASSIVNDSIREAALSANKWIKANKIQ, encoded by the coding sequence ATGAGTTATAAAAATTATTTACCTAAGTTTCATCGTGAAACTTTAGTAAGTGACCTTTCGGCTGGTCTAACTCTGGCTTTTGTTAGTATACCTATTAGCATGGCCTATGCACTCCTGGCTGGTGTTGATCCCATCTATGGCATCTACACTGCAATGTTAACTGTTATTATTGGTTCTTTAGCTGCTTCTTCAAGTTTAATGATTGTTACCATCAGTGATGAAGTTGCTTTAGTGGTGGCAAGTTCAGTAGGTGCCTTGGGGGGTGATGTAACTCAGGGACTCGTTACTTTAACCTTGTTGGTAGGCTTATTACAATTTGCCACAGGGCAACTTAAAATGGGGAGTCTGGTGCGTTTTATTTCTGCAGAAGTCATGTCAGGTTTTATTGCTGCAGTGGGTCTTTCTTTGGTTATTAGTCAGCTTGCAAAATTCACAGGTTACAAAAGCACGGTCATACTGCCCTATATCTCGGATTCCATAATACAGGGAATTGACATTATCACTCATCCAAGTTTATGGGATTTACCCACATTTTTAGTTGGTTTGGTAACCATCGTGGTTTTAATATTATTCAAATGGTCACGGTTAAAGCGTTATGGGAATCTTCTGGCCATGGTCATCATTTCTGCCATGGTAGCTCTATTAGGACTAACAACTGTTAAGCTGACAGGTAGTATTGCTCCAATTTCAGGGGGTTTGCCAAAACCTGTTTTACCTAATCCTATGCTTATCCCTGATCTTATTTTACCCGCCCTGGCCATACTGATTTTAACATCTATACAAACAGTTGGTGTGGGATCTGCTTACCCTAATCCTGATGGAAAACGAACTAATAGGTCAAAAAACTTTTCTGCTCAAGGTTTAGCCAATATAGGAGGTTCAATATTCACAGCGTTACCTGCAGGTGGTTCTTTTACCCGTACTGGTGTGAATATTGAAAGTGGTGGTAAAACTCGATGGTCAGGAGTATTCTCAGGGATTTTTGTAATAGTAATATTCCTCTTGATACCTCAAATGTTTGAAAAAGTTCCTATGTCGGGCTTAGCTGCAATTTTAATTGCGTTGGGGTCAACGATTATAATAAACGAATGGAGTAACATCGTTTTAGCCTGGAAAAGTTCCAATATTTATCGTTATGCTATGCTTTTAACCTTTGTTGTGGGTGTAGGATTCAGTATTGAATATGCAGTTTTCGCGGGGGCCATACTCTCTCTATTAATTTACGCTTTCACCACTCACAAGGACATAATGCTCGAAGAACTTGTTTTACTGGATGATGGTCGTTATCAGGAACGCTCTCTCCCTGATGAGTTTCCAACTAATAAGTGCACTGTTATAGAAGTTAAGGGGTTAGATTATTTTGCAGTAGCATATTTACTGGAAGAACAAATGCCTTCAATTGAAAACACTACTTGTGCAGTTATTATTCTAAATTTACATGATCGTAAATATTTAGGAACAAATGTAGTTGTCTGGATGAATGAATTTGCAAGAAAGTTGCATGAATCAGGTAATCTCTTAATGCTAGCAGAAGTAGAAGATTCCATAAAAAAACAGCTTGAAAGAACGGGTGTACTGGAAGAAATAGGTTCTAAAAACGTTTTCATGGCCAGTTCAATAGTAAATGATTCAATCCGTGAAGCTGCATTATCCGCCAATAAATGGATTAAGGCTAATAAGATTCAATGA
- a CDS encoding DUF4013 domain-containing protein gives MKSSINNANKPPKFDQWKIMFIDGIKVSIVNIIYLIPVILIAIVFLAINPLNIVPIIKIIEYYPNNVFSMLNDMLWYLKTGFVVLMLLYTYMIIIYPFINIAVAYMAYNDSKLKTAFKFREILHKISTIGWKNFTLWYIVIKILFLTISYAGSFILFYAAVILRNGFGIHITPIMPILTFLIIAPYLSMYFVRSVALFYMSGEKIS, from the coding sequence ATGAAATCATCTATTAATAATGCTAATAAACCCCCAAAATTTGACCAATGGAAAATCATGTTCATAGATGGGATTAAAGTATCAATAGTAAACATTATTTATTTGATCCCAGTTATTCTGATTGCAATAGTTTTTTTAGCCATAAACCCATTAAATATCGTACCAATCATTAAAATCATTGAATATTATCCAAATAATGTTTTTTCCATGCTTAATGATATGTTATGGTATTTAAAGACAGGATTTGTGGTTCTTATGCTTTTATACACATACATGATCATCATTTATCCTTTTATTAACATTGCCGTAGCCTATATGGCCTACAATGACAGTAAACTAAAAACAGCATTCAAATTCCGGGAAATATTACATAAAATCTCTACCATAGGATGGAAAAATTTCACATTATGGTACATTGTGATTAAAATTTTGTTTTTAACAATATCTTATGCAGGATCTTTTATATTATTCTATGCCGCTGTTATCCTCCGTAACGGTTTTGGAATACATATTACTCCAATTATGCCTATTCTGACCTTCTTAATTATAGCCCCTTACCTTTCAATGTATTTTGTTAGATCAGTGGCGTTATTTTACATGTCTGGAGAAAAAATATCTTAA
- a CDS encoding ArsR/SmtB family transcription factor, translating to MDKLLWWLIAGKRGGKNRAKIIKMIADRPYNAHQLSEELNLDYKTVRHHVKILEKNNLIQPTGDTYGKLYFLSPKMEENYKLFENIWRKLDIE from the coding sequence ATGGATAAGTTACTCTGGTGGTTAATCGCTGGCAAAAGAGGGGGCAAGAATAGGGCTAAAATAATTAAAATGATAGCTGATAGGCCCTATAATGCTCATCAACTTTCAGAGGAGCTAAACTTAGATTATAAGACAGTAAGGCATCATGTTAAAATTTTAGAAAAAAATAACTTGATTCAGCCTACTGGAGATACTTATGGTAAATTATACTTTCTTTCTCCAAAAATGGAAGAAAATTACAAACTTTTTGAAAATATTTGGAGAAAACTGGACATTGAATAA
- a CDS encoding phosphatase PAP2 family protein — protein MYNFIISGILNQNTVLFYMINHGMDNNAFDFIMPLLTNFGSFIVWAAICGLLFIFGGEKGKKVAILGLAALFVSNVAVYLLKFIIAEPRPFLTLPNVDLLVSESEFYSFPSGHTASSFAAAVVIGLKYKLNFRGKNYGLIYPLLAFAGVIGFSRIYIGVHYPLDVAFGAIVGILSSLLVLKVGNNNLMDKLSHVCLLDKNTGKI, from the coding sequence ATGTACAATTTTATAATATCTGGAATTTTAAATCAAAATACCGTTCTTTTTTACATGATTAATCATGGGATGGATAACAATGCATTTGATTTTATAATGCCTTTACTTACTAATTTTGGAAGCTTCATTGTGTGGGCTGCGATTTGTGGACTTTTGTTTATATTTGGAGGAGAAAAAGGAAAAAAAGTTGCTATCCTTGGTTTGGCAGCTTTATTTGTAAGTAATGTAGCAGTATATTTGTTGAAATTTATAATAGCAGAACCCAGACCTTTCCTTACTCTACCCAATGTAGATCTTTTAGTCTCAGAAAGCGAGTTTTATTCTTTCCCTTCTGGCCATACAGCATCATCTTTCGCAGCTGCTGTGGTGATCGGGCTTAAATACAAACTTAATTTCAGAGGAAAAAATTATGGTTTGATTTATCCTTTATTAGCTTTTGCAGGAGTTATAGGGTTTTCCAGGATATACATAGGAGTGCATTATCCCTTAGATGTTGCCTTCGGTGCTATTGTGGGAATATTATCCTCTCTACTGGTCCTGAAAGTAGGAAATAATAATTTGATGGATAAACTGTCCCATGTTTGTTTATTGGATAAAAATACGGGTAAAATTTGA
- a CDS encoding DedA family protein, translating to MFAEIILYLENILFVYGPLGVFIASIIEEVIAPIPSTLVIMGTSFIVLKGAVISIDAFLKLFLNIVLPASLGVTIGSLFVYGIAYFAGKPFLERWGKYLGVSWEDIEKTEKKFQKSRSDELVLFLVRAVPIIPSVAISAFCGFIRFDLKKYLVITFFGTLVRAFILGFIGWQFGSMYQTLADEISYLEEVSVIVILISAVLYFIYKKKLKK from the coding sequence ATGTTTGCTGAGATAATTTTATACTTAGAAAATATATTATTTGTTTATGGGCCTTTAGGTGTTTTTATTGCTAGTATTATTGAAGAAGTGATAGCTCCTATTCCATCTACACTAGTTATTATGGGAACTAGTTTTATTGTGCTAAAAGGTGCTGTAATTTCTATAGATGCATTTTTGAAGCTATTTCTTAACATTGTGTTGCCTGCTTCTTTAGGTGTGACTATTGGATCGTTATTTGTTTATGGTATCGCATATTTTGCAGGTAAGCCCTTTTTGGAGCGTTGGGGTAAATATTTAGGTGTTTCCTGGGAAGATATTGAAAAAACAGAAAAGAAATTTCAAAAAAGTCGTTCAGATGAGTTGGTATTATTTCTGGTAAGGGCTGTGCCGATCATTCCCAGCGTAGCTATCAGTGCATTTTGTGGTTTTATTCGTTTTGATCTGAAGAAGTATTTAGTCATCACCTTTTTCGGGACTTTGGTAAGGGCTTTCATCTTAGGATTTATTGGATGGCAGTTTGGAAGTATGTATCAAACGTTGGCCGATGAGATTTCGTATTTAGAAGAGGTCAGTGTTATAGTGATCCTAATCTCAGCTGTTTTGTACTTTATTTACAAAAAGAAATTAAAAAAATAA
- a CDS encoding cation diffusion facilitator family transporter, translating into MENEIQREKIGQKASFVAIFGNIFLTIFNFTVGIFSGSTALVAEGTHTLSDVITSVMAYFGFMIGMRPADEEHHYGHGRAEPIVGIIIVAFLGVVAFEILFEVYKKLMLGEALTPPDLIAAGMALIGIFVNYAMTNYLINAGKKINSPVLIADGRHQSVDIYSCAAILIGVIGSRLGFTFLDPLVAVFIAIMVLKTAYVVARDSVNALMGKVPDPTILRDIESAALSLKDVQGVHSVKINNMGPYASAELHIELDKNLRLEESHKISHRVEEEIINQVKPLKMVIVHTCPAEEECELD; encoded by the coding sequence TTGGAAAATGAAATTCAGAGAGAAAAAATCGGCCAAAAAGCTTCCTTTGTGGCTATATTTGGTAATATCTTCCTTACAATATTCAATTTTACTGTGGGAATCTTCTCAGGTAGTACAGCGTTGGTTGCTGAAGGAACACACACATTATCTGATGTAATCACCTCAGTAATGGCTTATTTTGGTTTTATGATTGGGATGAGGCCTGCTGATGAAGAACATCATTATGGTCATGGTCGGGCTGAACCCATAGTAGGAATAATTATTGTCGCATTTTTGGGTGTTGTGGCCTTTGAAATACTCTTTGAAGTCTATAAAAAACTAATGCTGGGCGAAGCACTGACACCTCCTGATTTAATTGCAGCGGGGATGGCATTGATTGGTATTTTTGTAAATTATGCCATGACCAATTATCTTATTAATGCTGGGAAAAAAATCAACAGCCCGGTACTAATTGCTGATGGTCGTCATCAGTCTGTTGACATCTATTCCTGTGCTGCCATATTAATAGGGGTTATAGGGTCTCGCTTAGGTTTTACCTTCTTAGACCCTTTAGTTGCTGTATTTATTGCCATAATGGTTCTTAAAACGGCTTATGTGGTAGCTCGTGATAGTGTTAACGCTCTTATGGGAAAAGTGCCTGATCCAACGATTTTAAGAGATATTGAATCCGCTGCATTATCTTTAAAAGATGTGCAGGGTGTTCATAGTGTGAAAATAAATAACATGGGGCCTTATGCATCTGCTGAATTACACATTGAATTGGACAAAAATCTTAGACTTGAAGAGAGTCATAAAATCTCCCATCGTGTAGAAGAAGAGATTATCAATCAAGTAAAACCCTTAAAAATGGTTATTGTTCACACCTGTCCTGCTGAAGAAGAATGTGAGTTAGATTAA
- a CDS encoding cation-translocating P-type ATPase — translation MADELDLKNISGLSEEEGTRKISEEGYNELPSSEKRSFLTIVLEVVREPMFLLLIACGTIYLFLGDLQEALMLLGFVFVIMGITFYQERKTERTLEALRDLSSPRARVIRDGKQKRIAGKELVTDDVIMLKEGDRVPADAVILSCSNLLINESILTGESVPVRKVHCGGVMDMHPPGGDGLPSVYSGTMVVQGMGVAQVMSTGLNTEMGRIGKRLKTLETEDTSLQKETRTLVRNMAIIGAGFCAAVVVIYGFTRLDWLNGFLAGITLAMAILPEEIPVVLTIFLALGAWRISRKSVLTRSSHAIQALGSTTVLCVDKTGTLTVNQMSVSKIFAGTDFYDFNPHETDHLPENFHELVEFSILASQRDPFDPMEKSLKEFGDKTLSETEHLHDDWQLVHEYPLSEKLLAMSHVWQSPDGEDYIIATKGAPEAVADLCHFNRAEIDKLSSNISLMAKDGLRIIGVANGSFKKPDLPHEQHDFHFEFLGLVGFLDPVRIQVPPAVEECYQAGIRVVMITGDYPGTAKNIAKTIGLKNPEEVITGPELDEMSDDDLKKRVMEVNIFARMVPEMKLRLVEVLKSNGEIVAMTGDGVNDAPALKSAQIGISMGGRGTDVAREASALVLLEDDFSSIVAAIKMGRRIFDNLKKAIAYIFAIHVPIVGMSILPVVFQWPLVLFPVQIAFLQLIIDPACSVVFEAEPAEKNVMKRPPRSSTNPLFDRKTLGMSILQGLFVLFVVLSVYLAALYWGHGEVYARTVCFTTLIFANLSLIIINRSWSRNILKAPKSSNKALWWVIGGALFFLVLVLYFPPLQNVFRFGPLEVQDILMCILAAFVIILCFESFKWVNRYRKKGLDETY, via the coding sequence TTGGCAGATGAGCTGGACCTGAAAAATATAAGCGGACTTTCTGAAGAAGAGGGCACCCGTAAAATAAGTGAAGAAGGATACAACGAACTTCCTTCCAGTGAAAAGAGATCATTTCTAACCATTGTATTGGAAGTTGTGCGTGAACCCATGTTCCTCCTGTTAATCGCATGTGGTACCATTTATTTATTTTTAGGAGATCTTCAGGAGGCACTGATGCTCCTGGGATTTGTTTTCGTTATTATGGGTATCACTTTTTACCAGGAACGTAAAACCGAACGGACTTTAGAGGCACTTAGAGATTTGTCCAGTCCCCGTGCCCGGGTAATACGGGATGGGAAGCAAAAAAGGATTGCGGGTAAGGAATTGGTAACTGATGATGTTATCATGCTCAAAGAGGGTGACCGGGTTCCGGCTGATGCCGTGATATTATCCTGCAGCAACCTCCTAATAAACGAGTCCATCTTAACCGGGGAGTCAGTTCCTGTGCGCAAAGTGCACTGCGGAGGTGTGATGGACATGCATCCGCCTGGTGGTGATGGTCTTCCCTCCGTTTACTCTGGAACCATGGTGGTGCAGGGCATGGGGGTGGCTCAGGTGATGTCTACAGGCCTTAACACTGAGATGGGCCGTATTGGTAAACGTCTCAAAACCCTGGAAACAGAGGATACATCCCTTCAAAAGGAAACTCGCACCTTGGTGCGGAATATGGCTATTATTGGGGCAGGGTTCTGTGCAGCTGTAGTAGTAATTTACGGTTTCACCCGTCTTGACTGGCTTAACGGTTTCCTTGCAGGGATAACCCTGGCCATGGCCATCCTTCCTGAAGAAATACCGGTGGTGCTCACCATCTTCTTGGCTTTGGGTGCCTGGCGTATTTCCAGGAAAAGCGTGCTTACTCGCAGTTCTCATGCAATTCAAGCCCTTGGATCCACCACTGTACTCTGTGTTGATAAAACTGGAACCCTGACTGTAAACCAAATGTCAGTCAGTAAAATCTTCGCAGGAACTGATTTTTACGATTTTAACCCCCATGAAACTGACCATCTTCCTGAAAATTTCCATGAACTGGTGGAATTCAGCATCCTTGCAAGTCAGAGAGACCCCTTTGATCCTATGGAAAAATCTCTCAAAGAATTTGGTGATAAAACCTTATCAGAAACTGAACATCTCCATGATGACTGGCAGCTAGTCCACGAATATCCTTTATCTGAGAAACTACTGGCCATGTCCCATGTATGGCAATCTCCCGATGGCGAGGATTACATAATTGCTACTAAAGGAGCTCCAGAAGCAGTAGCGGATCTTTGTCACTTCAACCGTGCTGAAATTGACAAATTATCATCTAATATATCTTTAATGGCTAAAGATGGTTTAAGGATAATCGGAGTGGCTAATGGTTCCTTTAAAAAACCTGATCTGCCTCATGAACAACATGATTTTCATTTCGAGTTTTTGGGGCTGGTGGGTTTCCTGGATCCGGTTCGTATTCAAGTTCCACCAGCTGTGGAAGAATGTTACCAGGCTGGAATCAGAGTGGTGATGATTACTGGGGATTACCCTGGCACTGCCAAAAACATTGCCAAAACTATAGGACTTAAAAATCCGGAGGAGGTTATAACAGGCCCTGAGCTGGATGAAATGAGTGATGATGACCTTAAAAAAAGGGTGATGGAGGTCAATATTTTTGCCCGTATGGTGCCGGAGATGAAGTTACGCCTGGTAGAGGTCCTTAAATCCAATGGGGAGATAGTAGCCATGACTGGGGATGGGGTGAATGATGCACCTGCCCTTAAATCAGCCCAGATTGGCATAAGTATGGGTGGGAGAGGTACTGATGTTGCTAGAGAAGCTTCTGCACTGGTTTTACTAGAGGATGATTTCTCTTCAATTGTAGCCGCCATAAAAATGGGACGTCGCATCTTCGACAACCTAAAAAAAGCTATAGCATACATATTCGCTATTCATGTTCCCATTGTTGGAATGTCAATTTTACCCGTAGTCTTCCAATGGCCTTTGGTCCTGTTCCCGGTTCAGATTGCTTTTTTGCAACTAATAATTGACCCTGCGTGTTCAGTTGTATTTGAAGCTGAGCCAGCTGAGAAGAATGTGATGAAACGGCCCCCTCGCAGTTCAACAAATCCTCTGTTTGACCGGAAAACTCTTGGAATGAGCATTTTACAGGGATTATTTGTTCTTTTCGTTGTTTTATCTGTCTATTTAGCCGCTCTTTACTGGGGTCATGGGGAAGTGTATGCGCGTACTGTTTGCTTCACCACCCTGATCTTTGCCAATCTTTCCCTGATAATTATCAATCGTTCGTGGTCTCGGAACATATTAAAAGCTCCCAAATCCTCTAATAAAGCTCTCTGGTGGGTTATTGGAGGGGCATTATTTTTCCTGGTACTGGTGCTTTATTTCCCACCACTACAAAATGTCTTCCGTTTCGGACCTCTGGAAGTACAAGATATTTTAATGTGTATATTGGCTGCATTTGTCATTATATTATGTTTCGAAAGCTTTAAATGGGTGAATCGATACCGCAAGAAAGGATTGGATGAAACTTATTAG
- a CDS encoding AlbA family DNA-binding domain-containing protein — MDLNLLKEHKIPESKNLEYKGSLDFDNPRHKEKLLKTICAFANTNGGLLIYGIDAKDGIPTEINGISVDNQDKTGMRIIDIIKENSEPSIPSVSVGFRDKSDSNNVFILIKVPRSWNSPHRVSITNNKKLKHFYIRGGFQNNLMDIFELRTSFNLSETLGEKIKRFREERISSILSSETPISLKTGGKLILHLIPINAFYPGQKYNIGQIKDLINKLTAIDAHNPRFRVNFDGYLTSESIGDYASGSYAQLYRNGIIEAVCGDFFDAEKKLMSSSYYEIQVVRAFSNYLELYKELNVELPVFIFITLVDVKGYKMEPDNNEFFLSHRKEDLIDRNVLANPEILMSKYPEIPGNLLKPAFDAFRNACGFGGSGNYNDEGEWNPKRR, encoded by the coding sequence TTGGATTTAAACCTTTTAAAAGAACATAAAATACCTGAAAGCAAAAATTTAGAATATAAAGGAAGTTTAGATTTTGATAATCCACGCCATAAAGAAAAATTATTGAAAACCATATGTGCATTTGCTAATACTAATGGTGGGCTGTTGATTTATGGGATAGATGCTAAAGATGGTATACCCACAGAAATTAATGGTATCTCTGTTGATAATCAAGATAAAACTGGAATGAGAATAATAGATATAATTAAGGAAAATTCTGAACCTTCGATTCCTTCAGTATCAGTTGGATTTAGAGATAAATCAGATTCAAATAATGTTTTTATTTTAATTAAGGTTCCAAGGAGTTGGAATTCGCCACATAGAGTGAGTATAACTAACAATAAAAAATTAAAACATTTTTATATCCGTGGTGGGTTTCAAAATAATTTGATGGACATTTTTGAATTAAGAACATCTTTCAATCTCTCAGAAACATTAGGGGAGAAAATTAAAAGATTCAGAGAAGAACGAATCAGTAGCATATTGTCTAGCGAAACTCCGATATCGCTTAAAACCGGAGGAAAACTCATTTTGCATTTAATTCCAATCAATGCTTTTTATCCTGGCCAGAAATATAATATTGGGCAAATTAAAGACCTTATCAATAAACTAACAGCGATTGATGCACATAACCCTCGTTTTAGAGTTAATTTTGATGGATATTTAACTAGTGAATCTATAGGTGATTATGCTAGTGGTAGTTATGCTCAGCTTTATAGAAATGGAATCATTGAAGCTGTTTGTGGAGATTTTTTTGATGCTGAGAAAAAACTTATGTCCAGTAGTTACTATGAAATTCAAGTAGTAAGGGCATTCTCCAACTATTTAGAACTTTATAAAGAATTAAATGTGGAACTACCTGTATTTATTTTCATTACTCTGGTAGATGTCAAGGGATACAAAATGGAACCAGATAATAATGAATTCTTTTTAAGTCATCGAAAAGAAGATTTAATAGATAGAAATGTACTTGCCAATCCTGAAATTTTGATGTCAAAATATCCTGAAATACCTGGTAATTTGCTAAAGCCTGCGTTTGATGCTTTTCGAAATGCATGTGGATTTGGTGGATCTGGGAATTATAATGATGAAGGAGAGTGGAATCCTAAAAGAAGGTGA
- a CDS encoding CBS domain-containing protein translates to MLTSVQKEILQSLINLYRNAEGKSIKGEEIAELMNRNPGTIRNQMQSLRSLGLVKGVPGPRGGYKPTVKAYHTLNISESNKETQVPIYKDGKKLKDISVAKIEFTSIPHPGECEAAVKAVGNIKKLDLGDKIRAGPTPVNKLIVDGIIVGRDDMDNILLLDTTAIRSIPKKTVLEVATVDVIKLNQSMTLKEAARILTHEHIEGAPVTDDEGKVSGILTLSDITRALADGKENSSLTDLMSKNLITVEKDVMIAEAIEIMNKNRIGRLIVVDTDGTSLGIVTRTDLLDKIAGIK, encoded by the coding sequence ATGCTCACATCGGTTCAAAAAGAAATACTCCAAAGTCTCATAAATTTGTACAGGAATGCTGAAGGTAAGTCAATTAAGGGAGAAGAGATAGCAGAGTTAATGAACCGTAATCCTGGTACAATAAGGAACCAGATGCAGTCACTGCGAAGTTTAGGTCTTGTGAAAGGTGTTCCGGGGCCAAGGGGAGGTTACAAACCAACTGTGAAAGCATACCACACCTTGAATATCTCAGAAAGTAACAAAGAAACCCAGGTACCTATCTACAAAGATGGTAAAAAGCTCAAAGACATATCAGTGGCCAAGATAGAGTTCACAAGTATTCCACATCCTGGTGAATGTGAGGCAGCTGTGAAGGCCGTTGGAAACATAAAGAAACTTGACCTGGGTGACAAGATCCGGGCTGGACCAACCCCTGTGAACAAACTTATTGTGGACGGTATCATTGTTGGAAGGGATGACATGGACAACATTCTGCTTCTTGACACCACTGCAATACGCAGCATACCTAAAAAGACTGTTCTTGAAGTTGCAACCGTTGATGTGATTAAACTCAATCAATCCATGACTCTGAAGGAAGCTGCAAGAATTTTAACCCATGAACATATAGAGGGAGCACCTGTAACCGATGATGAAGGTAAAGTTTCAGGAATCCTAACACTGAGCGACATCACACGCGCCCTTGCAGACGGTAAAGAAAATTCCAGTTTAACGGATTTAATGTCAAAAAACCTCATAACAGTTGAGAAAGATGTCATGATTGCAGAGGCAATAGAAATCATGAACAAGAATCGTATAGGTCGTTTGATAGTTGTTGACACCGATGGAACTTCCCTAGGAATCGTCACAAGAACGGATCTTCTGGACAAGATAGCGGGAATCAAATGA